One window from the genome of Chrysemys picta bellii isolate R12L10 chromosome 15, ASM1138683v2, whole genome shotgun sequence encodes:
- the LOC101944899 gene encoding vacuolar protein sorting-associated protein 29-like isoform X2: MAGHRLVLVLGDLHIPHRCNSLPAKFKKLLVPGKIQHILCTGNLCTKESYDYLKTLAGDVHVVRGDFDENLNYPEQKVVTVGQFKIGLIHGHQVIPWGDTASLALLQRQLDVDILISGHTHKFEAFEHENKFYINPGSATGAYNALEINIIPSFVLMDIQASTVVTYVYQLIGDDVKVERIEYKKP, translated from the exons TTGGTGTTAGTATTAGGAGACCTTCACATCCCACATCGATGCAACAGCCTGCCGGCTAAATTCAAAAAACTGCTGGTTCCCGGCAAGATCCAGCACATTCTCTGCACAGGAAATCTCTGCACCAAGGAGAGCTATGACTACCTCAAGACTCTGGCTGGGGATGTTCATGTTGTCAGAGGGGACTTCGATGAG aaCCTGAATTACCCAGAACAGAAAGTTGTAACTGTTGGGCAGTTTAAAATTGGGCTGATCCATGGCCATCAGGTTATTCCGTGGGGTGACACGGCCAGCCTGGcactgctgcagaggcagctggatgTGGACATTCTGATTTCAGGGCACACGCATAAATTTGAGGCATTCGAACACGAAAACAAGTTCTACATCAATCCAGGATCGGCCACGGGAGCCTATAATGCCTTGGAGAT AAACATCATTCCTTCGTTTGTACTGATGGATATCCAGGCATCCACAGTTGTGACTTATGTGTATCAACTCATTGGGGATGATGTGAAAGTAGAAAGAATTGAATACAAAAAGCCCTAA
- the LOC101944899 gene encoding vacuolar protein sorting-associated protein 29-like isoform X1 — protein MLVLVLGDLHIPHRCNSLPAKFKKLLVPGKIQHILCTGNLCTKESYDYLKTLAGDVHVVRGDFDENLNYPEQKVVTVGQFKIGLIHGHQVIPWGDTASLALLQRQLDVDILISGHTHKFEAFEHENKFYINPGSATGAYNALEINIIPSFVLMDIQASTVVTYVYQLIGDDVKVERIEYKKP, from the exons TTGGTGTTAGTATTAGGAGACCTTCACATCCCACATCGATGCAACAGCCTGCCGGCTAAATTCAAAAAACTGCTGGTTCCCGGCAAGATCCAGCACATTCTCTGCACAGGAAATCTCTGCACCAAGGAGAGCTATGACTACCTCAAGACTCTGGCTGGGGATGTTCATGTTGTCAGAGGGGACTTCGATGAG aaCCTGAATTACCCAGAACAGAAAGTTGTAACTGTTGGGCAGTTTAAAATTGGGCTGATCCATGGCCATCAGGTTATTCCGTGGGGTGACACGGCCAGCCTGGcactgctgcagaggcagctggatgTGGACATTCTGATTTCAGGGCACACGCATAAATTTGAGGCATTCGAACACGAAAACAAGTTCTACATCAATCCAGGATCGGCCACGGGAGCCTATAATGCCTTGGAGAT AAACATCATTCCTTCGTTTGTACTGATGGATATCCAGGCATCCACAGTTGTGACTTATGTGTATCAACTCATTGGGGATGATGTGAAAGTAGAAAGAATTGAATACAAAAAGCCCTAA